From one Nilaparvata lugens isolate BPH chromosome 2, ASM1435652v1, whole genome shotgun sequence genomic stretch:
- the LOC111047889 gene encoding beta-alanine-activating enzyme produces the protein MVYSENVHECMELNLSEKIGMAIEWKYFLKRCVDASPTVIAYQNGATVVSVGSHSGDLVQLDFNSGLLKSSCHLPDRIESSLTVSHCGKYGYIGCYDGYLRCIDLETGQPVLSFASSGMVKSTPILDEKGSIIFGSYDQHLYCISDELQVIWKWKGGGSFYATPCIDKDSNLVFAGLLDGTCVCLEIDKEP, from the exons ATGGTGTATTCGgaaaatgtacatgaatgcATGGAACTAAATTTATCCGAGAAAATTGGGATGGCTATTGAATGGAAGTATTTTCTGAAGAGATGTGTGGATGCGTCTCCGACAGTGATAGCATATCAAAA TGGAGCAACAGTGGTATCAGTAGGCTCTCATTCTGGTGACTTGGTTCAACTTGATTTTAACAGCGGACTTTTGAAATCGTCTTGTCATCTGCCGGATAGGATTGAGTCTTCATTGACTGTATCACATTGTGGGAAATATGGATATATAG GTTGTTATGATGGCTATCTCAGGTGTATAGATCTGGAAACTGGACAACCGGTTCTATCATTTGCTTCCTCTGGAATGGTCAAGAGTACTCCCATATTGGATGAGAAAGGATCAATTATTTTTGGGTCATACGATCAGCATTTGTATTGTATTTCGGATGAACTCCAG GTAATATGGAAATGGAAAGGTGGAGGTAGCTTCTATGCCACACCTTgcatagacaaggatagtaacctAGTATTCGCTGGTCTACTGGATGGAACTTGTGTGTGTCTGGAGATAGATAAGGAGCCTTAA
- the LOC120349726 gene encoding uncharacterized protein LOC120349726 produces MKSPYVSNCCCINDVTRGLVLFYQADNFQIEHNSQLKFWLKNEGLLPNNASVPDTLIQLHELPLNCNGKIDRSQLEKILRETDPSETNSTLKIPFRLHLRSLWISCTSGSSVDFEEKNENSDKIDGRSSVGFIHVVVHRYQLYSSSQNCTSFSQGSQ; encoded by the exons ATGAAAAGCCCTTACGTCAGCAATTGCTGCTGTATCAATGACGTCACACGCGGTCTTGTACTGTTCTATCAGGCGGATAATTTCCAGATTGAACACAACAGTCAGTTGAAATTCTGGTTGAAGAATGAAGGACTTCTGCCTAATAACGCGTCTGTTCCGGATACTTTAATTCAGCTACATGAGTTGCCTCTAAATTGCAATG gTAAAATTGATCGTTCTCAACTGGAGAAAATTCTCAGAGAAACCGACCCATCTGAAACAAATTCAACTCTAAAGATTCCATTCAGACTACATCTGAGATCTCTCTGGATATCCTGTACATCGGGTAGCAGCGTCGATTTTGAAGAAAAGAATGAAAATTCAGATAAAATTGATGGAAGAAGCTCGGTGGGTTTTATTCATGTGGTGGTACATCGATATCAGCTGTACAGTTCATCTCAAAATTGCACCAGTTTCTCCCAAGGTTCCCAGTGA
- the LOC120350054 gene encoding uncharacterized protein LOC120350054: protein MVGTEDKFNKEMRLFANDALVKMTTGALIGALGCLLFVRRRRWPILLGATYGLAHAAKNCESAISELVCDQKEAEQRRAAEEAAAKKAEEEQAKGKKK, encoded by the coding sequence ATGGTGGGCACAGAGGACAAGTTCAACAAGGAGATGCGACTGTTCGCAAACGATGCGCTCGTGAAAATGACAACGGGCGCGCTGATTGGCGCACTAGGCTGTCTGCTGTTTGTGCGTCGGCGCAGATGGCCGATTCTGCTGGGCGCAACCTATGGGCTGGCGCACGCCGCCAAGAACTGTGAAAGCGCCATCAGCGAACTGGTCTGCGACCAGAAGGAGGCCGAGCAGAGGAGAGCGGCTGAAGAAGCTGCGGCGAAAAAGGCGGAAGAAGAACAGGCTaagggaaagaagaagtag